From Halomicrobium salinisoli, the proteins below share one genomic window:
- the katG gene encoding catalase/peroxidase HPI, whose protein sequence is MRGQNHEWWPNKLNLDVLDQNAEDVGPYGEDFDYAEEFQDLDLEEVKADLKDLMTTSQDWWPADYGHYGPFFIRMAWHAAGTYRTVDGRGGASGGTQRFAPLNSWPDNGNLDKARRLLEPIKHKYGRKLSWADLIILAGNTALESMGMQTLGWAGGREDEYEPDEAVFWGPEEEWEAPQDQRIDEDGELMEPLGATVMGLIYVDPEGPDGNPEPLESADRIREAFGRMAMDEEETAALIAGGHTFGKSHGADDSDMGPEPEAAPIEDQGLGWTDSGKGSDTTTSGIEGAWNAWPTMWDTSYLDNLLDYEWELTESPAGAKQWQPVEEEAYDTVPDAHDPSEKHAPMMMTTDVALKRDPEFREIIENFRDNPPEFLEAFARAWYKLIHRDMGPPERFLGPDVPEETFVWQDPLPDADYDLIGDEEAADLKAEILDSDLSISQLAKTAWASASTYRDSDKRGGPNGARIRLKPQRSWEVNEPAELEHVLSTYEVIKEEFNSSRSDDVRVSLADLVVLGGNAAVEQAAADAGYDVEVPFEPGRTDATQDQTDQESFEALKPDVDGFRNYFGGDYDVPTEKMLVDHADLLDLTASEMTVLVGGMRALGATYQDSDLGVFTDEPETLSNDFFRNLLSMDYEWQQADDSEERYELVDRETGEVEWEASRVDLIFGSNSRLRAIADVYAAEEETFVQDFVDAWHKVMTNDRFDLE, encoded by the coding sequence GGTGGCCGGCCGACTACGGCCACTACGGGCCCTTCTTCATCCGGATGGCGTGGCACGCCGCCGGTACGTACCGCACCGTCGACGGCCGCGGCGGCGCCTCCGGCGGCACGCAGCGCTTCGCCCCGCTCAACTCCTGGCCCGACAACGGGAACCTCGACAAGGCGCGCCGGCTGCTCGAACCGATCAAGCACAAGTACGGCCGCAAGCTCTCCTGGGCCGACCTGATCATCCTGGCCGGCAACACCGCCCTCGAGTCGATGGGCATGCAGACGCTCGGCTGGGCCGGTGGCCGAGAGGACGAGTACGAGCCCGACGAGGCCGTCTTCTGGGGCCCCGAGGAGGAGTGGGAGGCGCCCCAGGACCAGCGCATCGACGAGGACGGCGAACTGATGGAGCCCCTCGGCGCCACCGTGATGGGCCTCATCTACGTCGACCCCGAGGGCCCGGACGGGAATCCGGAACCCCTCGAGTCGGCCGATCGGATCCGCGAGGCGTTCGGCCGCATGGCGATGGACGAGGAGGAGACGGCCGCGCTCATCGCCGGCGGACACACGTTCGGCAAGTCCCACGGCGCCGACGACTCCGACATGGGTCCCGAGCCCGAGGCGGCCCCCATCGAGGACCAGGGCCTCGGCTGGACCGACTCCGGAAAGGGCTCCGACACGACCACGAGCGGCATCGAGGGCGCCTGGAACGCCTGGCCGACGATGTGGGACACCTCCTATCTCGACAACCTGCTCGACTACGAGTGGGAGCTGACCGAGAGCCCCGCCGGCGCCAAGCAGTGGCAGCCGGTCGAGGAGGAGGCCTACGACACCGTCCCGGACGCCCACGACCCGTCGGAGAAGCACGCGCCGATGATGATGACGACGGACGTCGCCCTCAAGCGCGACCCCGAGTTCCGGGAGATCATCGAGAACTTCCGCGACAACCCGCCGGAGTTCCTCGAGGCCTTCGCGCGAGCGTGGTACAAGCTGATCCACCGCGACATGGGCCCGCCGGAGCGGTTCCTCGGCCCGGACGTGCCCGAGGAGACGTTCGTCTGGCAGGACCCGCTGCCCGACGCCGACTACGACCTCATCGGCGACGAGGAGGCGGCTGACCTCAAGGCTGAGATCCTCGACTCGGACCTGTCGATCTCGCAGCTCGCCAAGACCGCCTGGGCGTCGGCCTCCACCTACCGCGACAGCGACAAGCGCGGCGGCCCCAACGGCGCTCGCATCCGGCTCAAGCCCCAGCGCAGCTGGGAGGTCAACGAGCCCGCGGAGCTCGAGCACGTGCTGTCGACCTACGAGGTGATCAAAGAGGAGTTCAACAGTTCGCGCTCGGACGACGTGCGCGTCTCGCTGGCCGACCTCGTCGTGCTTGGCGGCAACGCGGCCGTCGAGCAGGCCGCGGCCGACGCCGGCTACGACGTCGAGGTCCCCTTCGAGCCCGGCCGCACCGACGCGACTCAGGACCAGACCGACCAGGAGTCCTTCGAGGCGCTCAAGCCCGACGTCGACGGGTTCCGCAACTACTTCGGCGGCGACTACGACGTGCCGACCGAGAAGATGCTGGTCGACCACGCCGACCTGCTGGACCTGACGGCCTCCGAGATGACCGTCCTGGTCGGCGGCATGCGCGCGCTGGGCGCGACCTACCAGGACTCCGACCTCGGCGTCTTCACCGACGAGCCGGAGACGCTCAGCAACGACTTCTTCCGTAACCTGCTCTCGATGGACTACGAGTGGCAGCAGGCCGACGACTCCGAGGAGCGCTACGAGCTGGTCGACCGCGAGACCGGCGAGGTCGAGTGGGAGGCCAGCCGCGTCGACCTGATCTTCGGCTCCAACTCCCGGCTCCGCGCCATCGCGGACGTCTACGCGGCCGAGGAGGAGACGTTCGTCCAGGACTTCGTCGACGCGTGGCACAAGGTCATGACCAACGACCGCTTCGACCTGGAGTAG
- the hflX gene encoding GTPase HflX, with product MTARQQTERAVIAKRVDSGTADTEEITQLARSAGYEPVAEITQTRTEDPAYHMGEGKVERLANAVAREDARAVIFDNQLGPYQTYNIGNKLPEGVRVIDRFRLILEIFGQRAQTRKAQLQVELAELRYELPRAEAKASLAKRDERPGFMGLGEYDESRERDIKSRISRIRDELATIEETEEQRRAQRRESGFDLVALAGYTNAGKSTLLRRLAEDVDVDENEQLHPDLDATAESEDRLFTTLGTTTRRADFDRRDVLVTDTVGFISDLPHWLVESFKSTLDAVYRADLVLLVVDVSEAVEEIREKLVTSHDTLYERNEAPIVTVLNKTDKVDDEEVERKREALSALAPTPVAVSAKDGENVDELVERIDAELPDYERERLVLPMTDDTMSLVSWIHDNAHVDDVAYGDQVVIEFEARPTVVEQSRAKAGELAEASA from the coding sequence GTGACGGCGAGACAACAGACCGAGCGCGCCGTGATCGCCAAGCGGGTGGACTCGGGGACTGCCGACACCGAGGAGATCACGCAACTCGCACGCAGCGCCGGCTACGAACCGGTGGCGGAGATCACTCAGACGCGGACCGAGGACCCCGCCTATCACATGGGGGAGGGGAAGGTAGAGCGCCTCGCGAACGCGGTCGCCCGCGAGGACGCCCGCGCCGTGATCTTCGACAACCAGCTCGGGCCCTACCAGACGTACAACATCGGGAACAAGCTCCCCGAGGGCGTCCGCGTCATCGACCGGTTCCGCCTGATCCTGGAGATCTTCGGCCAGCGGGCCCAGACCCGGAAGGCCCAGCTCCAGGTCGAGCTTGCCGAGCTCCGCTACGAACTGCCGCGTGCGGAGGCGAAGGCCAGCCTCGCCAAGCGCGACGAGCGCCCCGGCTTCATGGGCCTGGGCGAGTACGACGAGAGCCGCGAGCGGGACATCAAGAGCCGGATCTCCCGGATCCGGGACGAGCTGGCGACCATCGAGGAGACCGAGGAGCAACGGCGCGCCCAGCGCCGCGAGTCCGGGTTCGACCTCGTCGCGCTGGCCGGCTACACGAACGCCGGGAAGTCGACGCTTTTGCGCCGGCTGGCCGAGGACGTCGACGTCGACGAGAACGAGCAGCTCCACCCCGACCTCGACGCCACGGCCGAGAGCGAGGACCGGCTGTTCACGACGCTGGGGACGACCACGCGCCGGGCCGACTTCGACCGCCGGGACGTCCTCGTGACCGACACCGTCGGGTTCATCTCGGACCTGCCCCACTGGCTCGTCGAGTCGTTCAAGTCGACGCTCGACGCCGTCTACCGGGCCGACCTCGTCCTGCTCGTCGTGGACGTCAGCGAGGCCGTCGAGGAGATCCGCGAGAAGCTCGTGACCAGCCACGACACCCTCTACGAGCGCAACGAGGCGCCCATCGTCACCGTCCTCAACAAGACCGACAAGGTCGACGACGAGGAGGTCGAGCGCAAGCGAGAGGCGCTGTCAGCGCTCGCACCGACCCCGGTCGCCGTCAGCGCGAAGGACGGCGAGAACGTCGACGAACTGGTCGAGCGCATCGACGCGGAGCTACCGGACTACGAGCGCGAGCGGCTCGTCCTGCCGATGACCGACGACACGATGAGCCTCGTCTCCTGGATCCACGACAACGCCCACGTCGACGACGTCGCCTACGGCGACCAGGTGGTCATCGAGTTCGAGGCCCGCCCGACCGTGGTCGAGCAGTCCCGCGCGAAGGCGGGGGAGCTCGCCGAGGCCTCAGCGTAG
- a CDS encoding NAD(P)H-hydrate dehydratase codes for MITGSEMAVVDENAEALGVPRKQLMESSGNAVARAVKEVADPGATVTVVAGRGNNGGDALVAARFLDEYYVRVCLLGRPETITTEISRENWDALQRADYETEEVRDASQFDLGDPDVVVDAMLGTGISGALREPAATAAAAMNRSDATVVSVDVPSGFDAESGDLAENAVEADRVVTFHDAKPGLADVDAEVTVADIGIPAAAERVVERGDLMRLRGRQRDARAFVVGGGPYTGAPALSAQAALRAGAELSFVAAPDAVGDEIQGYEPDLIVQPYDGDHLTPDQVDDLVETATRHDDVVVLGPGLGTHEETLEAARQFLTDFEGPVVADADALSVVPEVDTDADVVCTPNSAELAELGGPEVDDLADATEEVAAVADDLGHVVLAKGKVDVVSDGDRTRINKAGNPGLSVGGTGDVLSGTVATLLDDLDPFDAACVAAHVTGRAGDALSDDRDLGYTASEVVEAIPQVLAEASE; via the coding sequence ATGATCACGGGTTCGGAGATGGCCGTCGTCGACGAGAACGCCGAGGCGCTGGGCGTGCCGCGCAAGCAGCTGATGGAGTCCTCGGGCAACGCCGTCGCCCGCGCCGTGAAAGAGGTCGCCGACCCCGGCGCGACCGTGACGGTCGTCGCCGGCCGCGGGAACAACGGCGGCGACGCACTCGTCGCGGCGCGCTTCCTCGACGAGTACTACGTCCGGGTGTGCCTGCTCGGGCGGCCCGAGACGATCACCACGGAGATCAGCCGCGAGAACTGGGACGCCCTCCAGCGGGCCGACTACGAGACGGAGGAGGTCCGCGACGCCTCGCAGTTCGACCTCGGGGACCCCGACGTCGTCGTGGACGCGATGCTGGGCACGGGCATCAGCGGCGCACTGCGGGAGCCCGCGGCGACCGCGGCCGCCGCGATGAACCGCTCGGACGCGACCGTCGTCTCGGTCGACGTTCCCTCAGGGTTCGACGCGGAGAGCGGCGACCTCGCCGAGAACGCCGTCGAGGCCGACCGGGTCGTCACGTTCCACGACGCGAAGCCCGGACTGGCCGACGTCGACGCCGAGGTGACCGTCGCCGACATCGGCATCCCCGCGGCCGCCGAGCGGGTCGTCGAGCGGGGCGATCTAATGCGCCTGCGAGGCCGCCAGCGGGACGCACGCGCGTTCGTCGTCGGCGGCGGGCCCTACACCGGCGCGCCGGCACTGAGCGCCCAGGCTGCCCTCAGGGCGGGTGCGGAGCTGTCCTTCGTCGCCGCGCCCGACGCCGTCGGCGACGAGATCCAGGGCTACGAGCCGGACCTGATCGTCCAGCCCTACGACGGCGACCACCTGACCCCCGATCAGGTCGACGACCTCGTCGAGACGGCGACGCGCCACGACGACGTCGTCGTCCTCGGACCGGGGCTGGGGACCCACGAGGAGACGCTCGAAGCCGCCCGGCAGTTCCTGACAGACTTCGAGGGGCCGGTCGTCGCCGACGCCGACGCGCTGTCCGTCGTCCCCGAGGTCGACACCGACGCGGACGTGGTGTGCACGCCCAACAGCGCCGAACTGGCAGAGCTGGGCGGTCCCGAGGTCGACGACCTCGCGGACGCGACGGAGGAGGTCGCTGCCGTCGCGGACGACCTCGGCCACGTCGTCCTCGCGAAGGGGAAGGTCGACGTGGTCTCCGACGGCGACCGGACGCGGATCAACAAGGCCGGCAATCCCGGGTTGTCGGTCGGCGGCACCGGCGACGTGCTCTCCGGCACCGTCGCGACGCTGCTCGACGACCTCGACCCCTTCGACGCGGCCTGCGTCGCGGCCCACGTCACCGGTCGCGCCGGCGACGCGCTCTCCGACGACCGGGATCTGGGCTACACCGCCTCCGAGGTCGTCGAGGCGATTCCGCAGGTGCTCGCGGAGGCGAGCGAGTAG
- a CDS encoding acylphosphatase — MSETRAHVFVSGKVQGVFFRATTRERAEETGVDGWVRNLDDGRVEAVFEGPEGDVEEMIEFCHEGSPQARVDDVEAEYGDLEGIDGFEVRW; from the coding sequence ATGAGCGAGACGCGAGCGCACGTGTTCGTCTCCGGGAAGGTCCAGGGCGTCTTCTTCAGGGCGACCACGCGCGAGCGGGCCGAGGAGACCGGCGTCGACGGCTGGGTCCGCAACCTCGACGACGGCCGCGTCGAGGCGGTGTTCGAGGGCCCCGAGGGCGACGTCGAGGAGATGATCGAGTTCTGCCACGAGGGCAGCCCACAGGCCCGCGTCGACGACGTCGAGGCCGAGTACGGCGACCTCGAGGGGATCGACGGGTTCGAGGTGCGCTGGTAA
- a CDS encoding DNA-3-methyladenine glycosylase family protein — MQRGHVDVSSLPGGLDLQATVESGQSYLWGREDGRMYETEGPSGGDAWYWTTVREDGRPHVVRARQVDGRLEWESTVDAEPHLRRLLRLDDDLPAVRAASPDDEVVRDAYDAYWGLRLVRDPPFGSLISFICSAQMRVGRIHAMQRALRRSYGEPVEFDGETYRAYPTPEALAAATEDELRDLGLGYRAPYVQRTAEMIADGEADPGEARGLSYEDARESLTRFVGVGDKVADCVLLFSLDYLEAVPLDTWIRKTIAEYYPDCDRGSYAETSRAIREALGGEYAGYAQTYLFHYLRNGGGE, encoded by the coding sequence ATGCAGCGGGGTCACGTGGACGTCTCGTCGCTCCCGGGGGGACTGGACCTGCAGGCGACCGTCGAGAGCGGTCAGTCGTACCTCTGGGGCCGCGAGGACGGCCGGATGTACGAGACGGAGGGACCGTCGGGCGGCGACGCGTGGTACTGGACGACGGTCCGCGAGGACGGCCGGCCGCACGTCGTTCGGGCGCGACAGGTCGACGGCCGCCTGGAGTGGGAGTCGACGGTCGACGCCGAACCGCACCTCCGACGTCTGCTCCGCCTCGACGACGACCTGCCGGCCGTCCGGGCGGCCTCGCCGGACGACGAGGTGGTCCGCGACGCGTACGACGCCTACTGGGGGCTGCGCCTCGTCCGTGACCCGCCGTTCGGGTCGCTGATCTCGTTCATCTGCTCGGCCCAGATGCGCGTCGGTCGGATCCACGCCATGCAGCGCGCGCTCCGACGGTCGTACGGCGAGCCCGTCGAGTTCGACGGTGAGACCTATCGGGCGTATCCCACTCCCGAAGCCCTCGCCGCTGCGACCGAGGACGAACTGCGCGACCTGGGCCTGGGCTACCGGGCGCCGTACGTCCAGCGGACCGCCGAGATGATCGCCGACGGCGAGGCCGACCCCGGCGAGGCCCGCGGACTGTCCTACGAGGACGCCCGCGAGTCGCTCACCCGCTTCGTCGGCGTCGGCGACAAGGTGGCCGACTGCGTGTTGCTGTTCTCGCTTGACTACCTCGAGGCGGTTCCCCTGGACACCTGGATTCGCAAGACCATCGCGGAGTACTACCCCGACTGCGACCGCGGGAGCTACGCCGAGACGTCCCGGGCCATCCGGGAGGCGCTCGGCGGCGAGTACGCCGGCTACGCCCAGACGTACCTCTTTCACTACCTCCGGAACGGCGGGGGCGAGTAA
- a CDS encoding DUF555 domain-containing protein, producing the protein MNCRVVVEAAVPVYDVETPDEAVRIAISKTGEMLNPDLNYVEINMGERSCPHCGDELEPAFIAADESLVALELEMTVFNVEREEHAARIARKEIGQRLENIPLDVLEIEEIPEEDEDDSESDEASDEVEVTVEEVSEADSNRDEGDDVLPEFEELIDE; encoded by the coding sequence ATGAACTGTCGAGTTGTCGTCGAAGCGGCAGTGCCCGTCTACGACGTCGAGACCCCGGACGAGGCGGTCCGGATCGCCATCTCGAAGACCGGCGAGATGCTCAATCCGGACCTGAACTACGTGGAGATCAACATGGGCGAGCGGTCCTGCCCGCACTGCGGCGACGAGCTCGAGCCCGCGTTCATCGCGGCCGACGAGAGCCTCGTCGCCCTCGAGCTCGAGATGACTGTGTTCAACGTCGAGCGCGAGGAACACGCGGCACGGATCGCCCGGAAGGAGATCGGCCAGCGCCTGGAGAACATCCCGCTGGACGTCCTCGAGATCGAGGAGATCCCGGAAGAGGACGAAGACGATTCGGAGTCCGACGAGGCATCCGACGAGGTGGAGGTCACCGTCGAGGAGGTCTCCGAGGCCGACTCGAACCGGGACGAGGGAGACGACGTCCTGCCGGAGTTCGAAGAGCTCATCGACGAGTAA
- a CDS encoding UPF0058 family protein has protein sequence MKKQELIHLHGLLAQVQSHYEQESGDTVEHDEYAELGVQPTSIHKSKTDHKAAVFALAKGITSEMTDEEKEPVSAAAD, from the coding sequence ATGAAAAAGCAGGAACTAATCCATCTTCACGGCCTGCTTGCACAGGTACAGAGCCACTACGAGCAGGAGAGCGGGGATACGGTGGAACACGACGAATACGCGGAGCTCGGTGTCCAGCCGACATCGATTCACAAGTCGAAGACCGATCACAAGGCCGCTGTCTTTGCTCTCGCCAAGGGAATCACGTCGGAGATGACCGACGAAGAGAAAGAGCCCGTCTCTGCCGCTGCGGACTGA
- a CDS encoding translation initiation factor IF-2 subunit beta codes for MEYDDMLEKAIEDTPDIEGSSDRFEVPEPDVRQEGNVTVYENFQDLVDRLDRDEDHVMKFLQNEVGTSGHIDESGRARLTGDFREDRIAEAVDAYTEEFVLCPECGLPDTRLEREQGAVLLRCEACGARSPTGS; via the coding sequence ATGGAGTACGACGACATGCTCGAGAAGGCCATCGAGGACACGCCGGACATCGAGGGGTCCAGCGACCGGTTCGAGGTCCCCGAGCCCGACGTCCGCCAGGAGGGCAACGTCACGGTCTACGAGAACTTCCAGGACCTCGTCGACCGCCTCGACCGGGACGAGGACCACGTCATGAAGTTCCTGCAGAACGAGGTCGGCACCAGCGGCCACATCGACGAGAGCGGCCGCGCCCGGCTGACGGGCGACTTCCGCGAGGACCGGATCGCCGAGGCCGTCGACGCCTACACCGAGGAGTTCGTCCTGTGTCCGGAGTGCGGGCTGCCGGACACGCGCCTGGAGCGCGAACAGGGCGCGGTGCTGCTCCGCTGTGAGGCCTGCGGCGCCCGCTCGCCGACTGGTTCCTGA
- a CDS encoding transcription initiation factor IIB produces the protein MSETNVRTDERSRVEREHSEETESAETERTCPECGGDLVSDEERGETICGDCGLVVEEDEIDRGPEWRAFDSKERDQKSRVGAPTTNMMHDKGLSTNIGWQDKDAYGNSLSSEQRSKMKRLRTWNERFRTRNSKERNLKQALGEIDRMASALGLPQNVRETASVIYRRALEEDLLPGRSIEGVASASLYAAARQANTPRSLDEVERVSRVDKMELTRTYRYVVRELSLEVAPADPESYVPRFVSDLGLSDEVERRARELIESARQAGALSGKSPVGLAAAAVYAASLLTNEKVTQSEVSEVADISEVTIRNRYKELLDAEGVPA, from the coding sequence ATGAGCGAAACAAACGTACGCACCGACGAGCGGTCCCGCGTCGAGCGGGAGCACAGCGAGGAGACCGAGAGCGCGGAGACCGAGCGTACCTGCCCGGAGTGTGGTGGCGACCTGGTCTCCGACGAGGAGCGGGGCGAGACGATCTGTGGCGACTGCGGACTGGTCGTCGAGGAGGACGAGATCGACCGCGGCCCCGAGTGGCGGGCGTTCGACTCCAAGGAACGCGACCAGAAGTCCCGCGTCGGTGCGCCGACGACCAACATGATGCACGACAAGGGCCTGTCGACGAACATCGGCTGGCAGGACAAGGACGCCTACGGTAACTCCCTCTCGAGCGAGCAGCGCTCGAAGATGAAGCGCCTCCGGACGTGGAACGAGCGGTTCCGCACCCGCAACTCCAAGGAGCGCAACCTCAAGCAGGCGCTGGGCGAGATCGACCGCATGGCCTCCGCGCTCGGCCTGCCGCAGAACGTCCGTGAGACCGCGTCGGTCATCTACCGCCGCGCCCTCGAGGAGGACCTGCTCCCGGGGCGGTCCATCGAGGGCGTCGCCAGCGCGTCGCTGTACGCCGCCGCGCGGCAGGCGAACACGCCCCGGTCGCTCGACGAGGTCGAGCGCGTCTCCCGGGTCGACAAGATGGAGCTCACCCGCACGTACCGGTACGTCGTCCGGGAACTGAGCCTGGAGGTCGCCCCCGCAGACCCCGAGAGCTACGTCCCCCGGTTCGTCAGCGACCTCGGCCTCTCCGACGAGGTCGAGCGCCGCGCCCGGGAGCTCATCGAGTCCGCCCGCCAGGCGGGCGCCCTGAGCGGGAAGTCGCCGGTCGGCCTCGCCGCCGCGGCCGTCTACGCGGCCTCGCTGCTGACCAACGAGAAGGTCACCCAGAGCGAGGTCTCGGAGGTCGCCGACATCTCCGAGGTCACCATCCGCAACCGCTACAAGGAACTGCTCGACGCCGAGGGCGTGCCGGCGTAG
- a CDS encoding DUF357 domain-containing protein: protein MPADLAEKTDRYEGLLAEALDAAEVAPPEGTPMHEAAAECEEMARSYLEDGRHFREEDDPVNALASFSYGHAWLDAGARIGLFDVPSEGHLFTV from the coding sequence ATGCCAGCCGACCTCGCCGAGAAGACCGACCGCTACGAGGGACTGCTCGCCGAGGCGCTCGACGCCGCCGAGGTAGCGCCGCCGGAGGGGACGCCCATGCACGAGGCCGCCGCGGAGTGCGAGGAGATGGCCCGATCCTACCTCGAGGACGGGCGCCACTTCCGCGAGGAGGACGACCCCGTCAACGCCCTGGCCTCGTTCTCCTACGGCCACGCCTGGCTCGACGCCGGCGCCCGCATCGGCCTGTTCGACGTCCCCTCGGAAGGGCACCTGTTCACGGTGTAG
- a CDS encoding NAD(P)/FAD-dependent oxidoreductase: MTGDAVEHRQLVIAGTGIAGLTAAIYAARANNDPLVLEGDEPGGQLTLTTEIENFPGFPEGISGPDLVNNMKEQAQQFGADLEHGVVESVDDSERPFRVELTNGDVYTCDAFITASGASARTLDVPGEDELMGYGVSTCATCDGAFFRGEDMLVVGGGDAAMEEANFLTKFADTVYLAHRREEFRAEAQWVDRIQKKVEAGDVEIMRNTELLEIHGSAEDGVDHVTLAQNETGYPKDNLDDPGTETFDFDVGAVFLAIGHTPNTEYLEDTGVDLDEAGYVRTEGGVGEGETHTDVEGIFGAGDVVDHHYQQAITAAGMGCKAAMDADEYLGDLPDSEAGEAEAAAEADD; encoded by the coding sequence ATGACAGGAGACGCCGTCGAGCACCGGCAGCTCGTCATCGCGGGCACCGGCATCGCGGGTCTGACCGCAGCCATCTACGCGGCGCGGGCGAACAACGATCCGCTCGTCCTCGAGGGCGACGAGCCGGGCGGACAGCTCACGCTGACCACCGAAATCGAGAACTTCCCCGGCTTCCCGGAGGGCATCTCCGGGCCGGACCTGGTCAACAACATGAAAGAGCAGGCCCAGCAGTTCGGGGCCGATCTGGAGCACGGCGTCGTCGAATCGGTCGACGATTCGGAGCGGCCCTTCCGGGTCGAACTGACCAACGGCGACGTCTACACCTGCGACGCGTTTATCACCGCCTCGGGTGCCAGCGCCCGCACGCTGGACGTGCCGGGCGAGGACGAGCTGATGGGCTACGGCGTCTCGACCTGCGCCACCTGCGACGGCGCGTTCTTCCGCGGCGAGGACATGCTCGTCGTCGGCGGCGGCGACGCCGCCATGGAGGAGGCGAACTTCCTCACCAAGTTCGCCGACACCGTCTACCTGGCCCACCGCCGCGAGGAGTTCCGCGCGGAGGCCCAGTGGGTCGACCGCATCCAGAAGAAGGTCGAGGCGGGCGACGTCGAGATCATGCGCAACACGGAGCTGCTGGAGATCCACGGCTCCGCCGAGGACGGCGTCGACCACGTGACGCTGGCCCAGAACGAGACCGGCTACCCGAAGGACAACCTCGACGACCCCGGGACGGAGACGTTCGACTTCGACGTCGGCGCCGTCTTCCTCGCCATCGGCCACACGCCCAACACCGAGTACCTGGAGGACACCGGCGTCGACCTCGACGAGGCCGGCTACGTCCGCACCGAGGGCGGCGTCGGCGAGGGCGAGACCCACACCGACGTCGAGGGCATCTTCGGCGCCGGTGACGTCGTCGACCACCACTACCAGCAGGCCATCACCGCCGCCGGCATGGGCTGCAAGGCGGCGATGGACGCCGACGAGTACCTCGGCGACCTGCCCGATTCGGAGGCGGGCGAGGCCGAGGCTGCGGCGGAAGCCGACGACTGA
- a CDS encoding DUF7545 family protein has product MADDTVTLTIEQGDERDEITVPTALVDMLREEGDESAAEVVGDVAMIGLAQRIHGAVHHGQGETPEEIEQLDDLTMELFEERFGATFGEMTGHDH; this is encoded by the coding sequence ATGGCAGACGACACTGTCACGCTGACGATCGAACAGGGCGACGAACGCGACGAGATCACGGTCCCGACGGCGCTGGTCGACATGCTCCGGGAGGAGGGCGACGAATCGGCCGCCGAAGTCGTCGGCGACGTCGCGATGATCGGGCTCGCGCAGCGCATCCACGGCGCCGTCCACCACGGCCAGGGTGAGACGCCCGAGGAGATCGAACAGCTCGACGACCTGACGATGGAGCTGTTCGAGGAGCGGTTCGGCGCCACCTTCGGCGAGATGACCGGCCACGACCACTGA
- a CDS encoding 2,5-diamino-6-(ribosylamino)-4(3H)-pyrimidinone 5'-phosphate reductase: MDVVVNAAMSADGKLSSRRREQIAISGGSDFDRVDQLRADSDAVMVGVGTVLADDPSLTVKDDDRRAAREARGEPANPARVVADSRIRTPPDAAVLDDAAPTYILTTRAAPTDFVEELEAAGAHVITAGEDRVDLVTGLAKLEGDGIDQLMVEGGGELIFSLFEADLVDELSAFVGPKIIGGRDAPTLADGDGFVDEFPSLTLSDVERVDDGVLLRWDC; the protein is encoded by the coding sequence ATGGACGTCGTCGTCAACGCCGCGATGAGCGCGGACGGGAAGCTCTCCTCGCGGCGCCGCGAGCAGATCGCCATCTCCGGGGGGAGCGACTTCGACAGGGTGGACCAGTTGCGGGCCGACAGCGACGCGGTCATGGTGGGCGTGGGGACCGTCCTCGCCGACGACCCGTCGCTGACGGTGAAAGACGACGACCGCCGGGCCGCTCGCGAGGCGCGGGGGGAACCGGCCAACCCGGCCCGCGTGGTCGCCGACTCGCGGATCCGGACGCCGCCGGACGCCGCCGTCCTCGACGACGCGGCGCCGACCTACATCCTGACGACCAGGGCCGCGCCGACGGACTTCGTCGAGGAACTCGAAGCGGCCGGCGCGCACGTCATCACGGCCGGCGAGGACCGCGTCGACCTCGTGACCGGCCTCGCGAAGCTCGAGGGCGACGGGATCGATCAGCTGATGGTCGAGGGCGGCGGCGAGCTCATCTTCTCGCTGTTCGAGGCGGACCTGGTCGACGAGCTGTCCGCGTTCGTCGGCCCGAAGATCATCGGCGGCCGCGACGCCCCCACGCTCGCCGACGGCGACGGCTTCGTCGACGAGTTCCCGTCGCTGACGCTGTCGGACGTCGAGCGCGTCGACGACGGCGTCCTGCTGCGGTGGGACTGCTGA